Proteins encoded in a region of the Methanofollis tationis genome:
- the cas1 gene encoding CRISPR-associated endonuclease Cas1: MTEHLREWVTVAGSGGHIRATRNTLTVLKGAGEERYDIGRVGHLIIVGGHTIHTSAVVALVRAGATISFFDADGFPAGQINPPHPQDAETIRAAQQKVSGHSVALIFAQAGIDARILAIERYGNAHGWDLLYEGELELLHRSREELPFLIRMEEVRRLHKLVSDMYYEIMARTIPAELGFRRRGRRPHIDPVNAMLSFGYAVLYGSADVALSAAGLDPDSGTLHEGAGGLIYDIIDGFKPSMIDQTVFSLARGGISACDYDTGDRRCYLSENLIQNLLGGIRRTLDDGPINTVVRDYACALLSGTEFSPVY, from the coding sequence ATGACCGAACATCTGCGTGAATGGGTGACGGTCGCCGGTTCTGGTGGGCACATCAGGGCGACCAGGAATACCCTCACGGTCCTGAAGGGAGCGGGTGAGGAGCGCTATGATATCGGCAGGGTCGGTCACCTCATCATCGTCGGCGGGCATACCATCCACACCTCCGCTGTCGTCGCCCTCGTCAGGGCCGGAGCAACCATATCATTTTTTGACGCCGACGGGTTCCCGGCCGGCCAGATCAATCCGCCCCACCCGCAGGACGCTGAAACGATCAGGGCCGCCCAGCAGAAGGTATCGGGTCACTCTGTCGCCCTGATCTTTGCTCAGGCCGGGATCGACGCGCGTATCCTTGCGATCGAGCGTTACGGCAACGCTCACGGGTGGGATCTCCTGTACGAAGGAGAACTCGAGCTCCTCCACCGGTCGCGCGAGGAACTGCCCTTTCTTATCAGGATGGAGGAGGTCCGCCGGCTTCACAAACTGGTCAGTGACATGTATTACGAGATCATGGCGCGCACCATCCCGGCAGAACTCGGGTTCAGGCGGCGGGGGAGGAGACCCCATATCGATCCGGTCAATGCCATGCTCTCGTTCGGCTACGCCGTTCTCTATGGTTCGGCAGACGTAGCGCTCTCGGCCGCAGGACTGGACCCGGATTCCGGCACCCTGCACGAGGGGGCCGGGGGCCTGATCTACGATATCATCGACGGGTTCAAACCATCAATGATCGATCAAACCGTCTTCTCCCTTGCGCGGGGTGGGATCTCTGCCTGCGACTACGATACCGGCGATCGGCGCTGCTACCTTTCTGAGAATCTTATACAAAACCTGCTCGGCGGCATCCGCCGCACCCTTGACGACGGTCCGATTAATACCGTGGTGCGCGACTATGCCTGCGCCCTCCTCTCAGGAACAGAATTTTCGCCGGTCTACTGA
- a CDS encoding acylphosphatase translates to MKTIRVRVTGKVQHVGFRACTRKIATTLGIGGAVRNLQNGTVEIDATGDDAVLEKFLGMIYTCPRVVIRDLEVEDLPLSRYTEFSICRDADQ, encoded by the coding sequence ATGAAGACGATCAGGGTGCGGGTCACCGGGAAGGTCCAGCACGTCGGCTTTCGGGCCTGCACCAGAAAGATCGCCACGACCCTGGGGATCGGGGGGGCGGTGCGGAACCTCCAGAACGGCACCGTCGAGATCGACGCCACCGGAGATGATGCGGTGCTGGAAAAGTTCCTGGGGATGATCTATACCTGTCCAAGGGTGGTGATACGGGACCTGGAGGTCGAGGACCTTCCGCTCTCCAGGTACACCGAGTTCAGCATCTGCCGGGATGCCGATCAGTAG